TTTCAAGCCCCGACGGCGCTGCACGGCAAGCCCAACGTGCAATCGCCCTGTCCCGACGCGGCTGCCGGATGGCGAGCAGGGGCCGCCTGCTATCATCGGATGTCCATGATGCACTGATGGAGGACGTCGATGATCTACGAGCTCCGCATCTACGAGGTGGTTCCAGGCCGACTGCCGGACCTCAATCGTCGTTTTGAGACGATCACCACCAAGATCTGGGACCGCCTGGGCATCAAGCAGGCCGGCTTCTGGACCGCCGATGTCGGCACCAGCAACGAACTGATCTACCTGCTGGCCTGGGAGAGCCTGGCCGAGCGCGAGCAGAAGTGGGGCAAGTTCCAGGCCGATCCTGAGTGGAACGAGAAGCGCGCCAAGACCGAGGAGAACGGTCCCATCGTGGCGCGCGTCAGGAACAGCTTCCTGCGTCCGACCTCGTACTCGTCGGTCCAGTAGCCGGGAGGAGGGCGCTCGCCGGCTCGGCCGGTGGTCGCCCTCCTGGCAGCTACGGGAAGTCGCGTGGGAAGAGCTGTACCCGCCGATACGGCTCCCGCCCCAGGCTCCGCGACCCGAGGTTGTACCGCTCAGCCAGTTGATGCTGAAGCCGCCGCACGTACGCGCTCTGCGGAGACAGCTCGATTGGCCGCGTCTCCTCAAGCACCTGTGCGATGGCGTCTTCGGTCTCCTGCAGCGCTGATGTGGTGGCTGAGGTCGTGGATCGATCCATCTGGGCGATCCGCGACAGGCCCTCCTCGATCTGGCCGCCGCTGTTGCCGCGCAAGACGTGGATCGGCGTGCCGTTCGCCTCGGCGTCCCGA
The genomic region above belongs to Chloroflexota bacterium and contains:
- a CDS encoding NIPSNAP family protein codes for the protein MIYELRIYEVVPGRLPDLNRRFETITTKIWDRLGIKQAGFWTADVGTSNELIYLLAWESLAEREQKWGKFQADPEWNEKRAKTEENGPIVARVRNSFLRPTSYSSVQ